In Granulicatella elegans, one genomic interval encodes:
- a CDS encoding DHH family phosphoesterase has translation MNKQEYLLAIDQEIQKADSIVILRHELPDPDAIGSQIGLKKIIEATYPNKTVYALGEMNEDLAYIGKMDAVSQEVFEASLIIVNDTANTPRIDSPYEVTPSEVIKIDHHPDRDVYGKISYVDTTASSTSEILCQFVFSENSPWKVNEEVANALYAGIVGDTGRFLYPATTTVTFEMVSKLLEFPVKISEIAYHMITNPVSVSRLAGYIYQNMEISENGVAITILSQEQLKEFGVEEHQTHGVISLPSTVEGVHCWCLFVEQPDGTYRCNLRSKGPIVNEIAANHGGGGHPLASGAVVKTLEEVHQMAEELNESSKKFLAALNK, from the coding sequence ATGAATAAACAAGAATACTTATTAGCGATTGATCAAGAAATTCAAAAGGCGGATTCTATTGTAATTTTACGACATGAGTTACCTGATCCAGATGCCATTGGTTCTCAAATTGGGTTGAAAAAAATTATTGAAGCAACTTACCCAAATAAAACAGTATATGCTTTAGGAGAAATGAATGAAGATTTAGCATACATTGGTAAAATGGATGCCGTTTCTCAAGAAGTATTCGAAGCTTCATTAATTATTGTGAATGATACTGCGAATACTCCTCGTATTGATTCGCCATATGAAGTAACTCCTTCAGAAGTGATTAAAATTGACCACCATCCTGATAGAGATGTTTATGGAAAAATTTCATACGTTGATACAACTGCTAGTAGTACTAGTGAGATTTTATGTCAATTTGTATTTAGTGAAAATTCACCTTGGAAAGTAAACGAAGAAGTTGCAAATGCGTTATATGCAGGAATTGTAGGAGATACAGGACGTTTCTTATATCCTGCAACAACAACAGTGACATTTGAAATGGTTTCTAAATTATTAGAGTTCCCAGTAAAAATTTCAGAAATTGCTTATCATATGATTACGAATCCTGTTTCAGTGAGTCGTTTAGCAGGGTATATTTACCAAAATATGGAAATTTCTGAAAATGGTGTAGCGATTACGATTTTAAGTCAAGAACAATTAAAAGAGTTTGGAGTAGAAGAACATCAAACTCATGGAGTCATTTCATTACCGAGTACAGTTGAAGGAGTTCATTGTTGGTGTCTATTTGTAGAGCAACCAGATGGTACATATCGTTGTAATTTACGTTCAAAAGGACCAATTGTAAATGAAATTGCAGCAAATCATGGAGGTGGAGGTCATCCGCTTGCTTCTGGTGCTGTCGTGAAAACATTAGAAGAAGTTCATCAAATGGCAGAAGAACTAAATGAATCTTCTAAAAAATTTCTTGCTGCATTGAATAAATAA
- the rny gene encoding ribonuclease Y, protein MNSGLLTGGLAILTLVIGIVAGYFVFKSNYEKKVVAARESAEMILEDAKKDADRLKKEVLLEAKEENHKYRTEVENELKERRNEVLLQEKRMIQREQNLDRKDEVLEKREQSIEDKENKLQERAQVMTGKEEEIDAVLSEQKAELERISTISREEAQQIIMQETRDELRHERAIMIKEAEQRAKDEADRAAKGIILQAIQRSAADLVAENTVTVMTLPNDEMKGRIIGREGRNIRTLESLTGIDLIIDETPEAVVLSGFDPIRREIAKMTLEKLIADGRIHPARIEEMVEKSRKEMDERIRSIGEQATFEVGIHSLHPDLIKILGRLYFRTSYGQNVLNHSIEVAKLAGIMAGELGEDVNIAKRAGLLHDLGKALDHEIEGSHVEIGAEIAQKYKENKIVVNAIASHHGDVEATSTIAILVAAADALSAARPGARSESLENYIRRLERLETIANEHEGVERSFAIQAGREIRVMVHPEKIDDASSILLAREIRKQIEEELQYPGHIKVTVIRETRAVEYAK, encoded by the coding sequence ATGAACTCAGGACTATTAACTGGAGGCCTCGCGATCTTAACTTTAGTAATCGGAATTGTTGCTGGATATTTTGTTTTCAAATCCAATTATGAGAAAAAAGTTGTAGCTGCTCGTGAATCGGCTGAAATGATTTTAGAAGATGCAAAAAAAGATGCTGACCGATTGAAAAAGGAAGTATTATTAGAAGCTAAAGAAGAAAATCATAAATATCGTACTGAAGTTGAAAATGAGTTAAAAGAAAGAAGAAATGAAGTTTTACTTCAAGAAAAAAGGATGATTCAAAGAGAACAAAATCTTGATCGTAAAGATGAAGTTCTTGAAAAACGTGAACAATCTATTGAAGATAAAGAAAATAAACTTCAAGAGAGAGCACAAGTCATGACTGGAAAAGAAGAAGAAATTGACGCTGTGTTATCTGAACAAAAAGCGGAATTAGAACGCATTTCAACGATTAGTCGTGAAGAAGCACAACAAATTATCATGCAGGAAACACGTGATGAATTAAGACACGAACGTGCTATCATGATAAAAGAAGCTGAACAACGTGCAAAAGATGAAGCAGATAGAGCTGCTAAAGGAATTATCTTACAAGCCATTCAGCGCTCAGCTGCTGATTTAGTAGCAGAAAATACAGTTACTGTGATGACACTGCCGAATGACGAAATGAAAGGACGAATTATCGGACGTGAAGGAAGAAATATTCGTACATTAGAATCATTAACAGGGATTGATTTAATTATCGATGAAACACCAGAAGCTGTAGTACTAAGCGGATTTGATCCAATTCGTAGAGAAATTGCTAAAATGACTCTAGAAAAATTAATTGCAGATGGACGTATTCATCCTGCAAGAATTGAAGAAATGGTTGAAAAATCTCGTAAAGAAATGGATGAAAGAATTCGTTCGATTGGGGAACAAGCAACATTTGAAGTTGGAATTCATTCATTACATCCAGACTTAATTAAAATTTTAGGTCGATTATATTTCCGTACAAGTTATGGACAAAATGTTTTAAATCATAGTATTGAAGTTGCTAAACTAGCAGGAATTATGGCTGGTGAGCTTGGAGAAGATGTAAATATTGCTAAAAGAGCTGGTTTACTTCATGATTTAGGAAAAGCCTTAGACCATGAAATTGAAGGTTCACATGTTGAAATTGGTGCGGAAATAGCTCAAAAATATAAAGAAAACAAAATTGTGGTTAATGCGATTGCATCTCACCATGGGGATGTGGAAGCAACCTCGACAATTGCGATATTAGTAGCAGCAGCAGATGCTTTATCAGCTGCAAGACCAGGAGCACGTAGTGAATCATTAGAAAACTACATCCGTCGTTTAGAACGCTTAGAAACTATTGCAAATGAACATGAAGGTGTTGAACGTAGCTTTGCTATTCAAGCAGGTCGTGAAATCCGTGTGATGGTACACCCAGAAAAAATTGATGATGCAAGTTCTATTTTATTAGCACGTGAAATTCGTAAACAAATTGAAGAAGAACTACAATATCCAGGACATATTAAGGTTACAGTTATTCGTGAAACAAGAGCTGTAGAGTATGCTAAATAA
- a CDS encoding IS1182 family transposase, with protein sequence MYKNYTTPTDTLELNFTLTVPKNHIAQFINQFVDSIPDSIIFPNTTSKMGRPAHHPRMLLKMILFAYTRSTYSGRKIVQLNEENIPMQWLSQQTYVCYHVINNFRSNEQFSSIIKNIFVYFTLLLQHYHIIDSDSLFIDGTKVQADANRYSFVWRKAIERYDEALNEKISTLYDQLIQNQVNIALSEEEKITEYGVHAMIEATNNSLEQLEELIEEEPKHIVGGSKNKQKKRLLNSFKRQLEKDFLPRKEKYTIAKETFDNRNSYSKTDNDATFMCMKEDAMKNRELKPGYNLQIATNHQYVLGFDVFPNPTDMRTLKPFLNSFKLLDKFSIIIADAGYGSEENYQLILEEYEKTPLIPYTMYEKEQTKKFKNDPSNRQNWYYNEEEDYYIDHLGVKFSFKYYSTRNDKNGFTRRFKVYETDSIQETEALDELAKTPTGQQRQIRVNQVWESYKETIKEALHSDRGSSIYAQRKIEVEPVFGQMKRNFGMRRTHVRGKNAVHNDIGLLFLGMNLQRLRKYILNNMNQGWFIPLDFTEFIKKHVLILISVKIGTCFLLFLRLFAQPLL encoded by the coding sequence ATGTACAAAAATTATACCACACCAACAGATACTTTAGAACTAAATTTTACATTAACCGTCCCTAAAAACCACATTGCTCAATTTATTAATCAGTTTGTAGATTCTATTCCAGATTCTATTATCTTTCCTAATACAACATCAAAAATGGGTAGACCTGCTCATCATCCTCGTATGTTATTAAAAATGATTCTCTTCGCTTATACTCGTTCTACGTATAGTGGTAGAAAAATTGTTCAATTAAATGAAGAAAATATTCCGATGCAGTGGCTTTCTCAACAAACTTATGTCTGTTACCATGTTATTAATAATTTTAGAAGTAATGAACAGTTTTCCTCTATCATTAAAAACATTTTCGTATACTTTACTTTATTACTCCAACACTATCATATTATTGATTCAGATAGTTTATTTATTGATGGTACAAAAGTTCAAGCAGATGCCAATCGTTATTCATTTGTATGGCGTAAAGCTATTGAAAGATATGATGAAGCTTTAAATGAAAAAATTAGTACATTATATGATCAATTAATTCAAAATCAAGTGAATATTGCTTTATCAGAAGAAGAAAAAATTACTGAATATGGTGTTCATGCCATGATTGAAGCTACTAATAACTCTCTAGAACAGTTAGAAGAACTCATTGAAGAAGAACCTAAACATATTGTTGGTGGTTCTAAAAACAAACAGAAAAAACGCTTGTTAAATTCTTTTAAACGTCAACTTGAAAAAGATTTTCTGCCTCGTAAAGAAAAATATACGATAGCTAAGGAAACATTTGATAACCGGAATAGTTATTCTAAAACAGATAACGATGCTACTTTTATGTGTATGAAAGAAGATGCCATGAAAAATCGAGAATTAAAACCTGGCTATAATCTTCAAATCGCAACGAATCATCAATATGTTTTAGGTTTTGATGTATTTCCTAATCCTACAGATATGCGTACTCTTAAACCATTTTTAAATTCATTTAAACTATTAGACAAATTTTCTATTATTATTGCGGATGCTGGATACGGTAGTGAAGAAAACTATCAATTGATTCTTGAAGAGTATGAAAAGACACCTTTGATTCCTTACACAATGTACGAAAAAGAACAAACGAAGAAATTTAAAAATGATCCATCTAATAGACAAAATTGGTATTACAATGAAGAGGAAGATTATTATATTGATCATTTAGGTGTAAAATTTAGTTTTAAATATTATTCAACAAGAAACGATAAGAATGGATTTACTCGTAGATTTAAAGTGTATGAGACAGATTCAATTCAAGAAACAGAAGCATTGGATGAATTAGCGAAAACTCCTACTGGACAACAACGTCAAATCCGTGTAAACCAAGTTTGGGAATCTTATAAAGAAACGATTAAAGAAGCGTTACATAGTGACCGTGGAAGTAGTATATATGCTCAACGAAAAATTGAAGTTGAGCCAGTTTTCGGTCAAATGAAGCGCAATTTTGGCATGCGCAGAACTCATGTTAGAGGTAAAAATGCAGTTCATAATGACATTGGTCTGCTCTTTTTAGGGATGAATTTGCAGAGATTAAGGAAATATATCTTAAATAATATGAATCAAGGGTGGTTTATCCCCCTTGATTTTACTGAATTTATTAAAAAGCACGTCCTAATTTTGATTTCAGTCAAAATCGGGACGTGCTTTCTTCTATTTTTGAGACTTTTTGCCCAGCCTCTTTTATGA